The following proteins are co-located in the Campylobacter concisus genome:
- a CDS encoding 2-oxoacid:acceptor oxidoreductase family protein: MKSQLRFVGVGGQGVILAGEILSAAKIKAGGYGVKASTYTSQVRGGPTKVDIILDEKEILYPYANEGEIDFMLATAQISYDAFKSGVKEGGAIVVEPNLVKVSDEDKKHWKIYEIPIISIAKDEVGNVITQSVVALGVAVAMSKCMDENLVREEMLASVPAKVKEANAKAYELGLKYAKELLK, encoded by the coding sequence ATGAAGTCACAATTAAGATTTGTCGGCGTTGGCGGACAGGGCGTCATACTAGCAGGCGAGATCCTCTCGGCTGCCAAGATAAAAGCAGGTGGATACGGCGTGAAGGCCTCTACCTACACATCTCAGGTGCGTGGGGGTCCAACGAAGGTCGATATCATACTTGATGAGAAGGAAATTTTATACCCTTATGCAAACGAGGGCGAGATAGACTTTATGCTTGCCACCGCGCAGATAAGCTACGATGCCTTTAAAAGTGGCGTAAAAGAGGGCGGTGCAATCGTTGTCGAGCCAAATTTGGTAAAAGTAAGTGACGAAGATAAAAAGCACTGGAAAATTTATGAAATTCCTATCATCTCTATCGCAAAAGACGAGGTCGGAAATGTTATCACTCAAAGCGTTGTGGCTCTTGGCGTGGCGGTGGCTATGAGTAAATGTATGGATGAAAATTTAGTGCGTGAAGAGATGTTAGCAAGCGTACCAGCTAAGGTCAAAGAAGCAAATGCTAAAGCTTACGAGCTAGGTCTAAAATACGCAAAAGAGCTTTTGAAATAA
- a CDS encoding 2-oxoglutarate ferredoxin oxidoreductase subunit beta, whose protein sequence is MAFNYDKYLRTDKMPTLWCWGCGDGVILKALIRAIDTMGWDMNDVCVVSGIGCSGRFSGYLDCNTIHTTHGRAVAYATGIKMANPDKHVIVVTGDGDGLAIGGNHTIHGCRRNIGLNHILINNFIYALTNSQTSPTTPKGMWTVTAQYGNIDPSFDACKLATAAGASFVARGSVIEPEKLTKLFVEGFSHDGYSFFDVFSNCHINLGRKNKMGEAVKNLEWIKGRTTSKVKFDMLSDEEKKGIFPLGVLHKDEEKIEYTKAYDKVRKAAMSGEAINFEELA, encoded by the coding sequence ATGGCTTTTAATTACGATAAATATTTACGAACAGATAAAATGCCTACTCTTTGGTGTTGGGGCTGTGGCGACGGCGTCATACTAAAGGCGCTCATCCGCGCGATCGACACCATGGGCTGGGATATGAACGACGTTTGCGTAGTCTCAGGCATAGGCTGCTCTGGCCGCTTTAGCGGATACCTCGACTGCAATACCATTCACACAACTCACGGCAGAGCCGTAGCCTACGCCACTGGCATAAAGATGGCAAACCCAGACAAGCACGTCATCGTGGTAACTGGCGACGGCGACGGACTAGCGATCGGAGGCAACCACACGATACACGGATGCCGCCGAAATATCGGGTTAAATCATATCCTCATAAACAACTTCATCTACGCGCTAACAAACTCACAAACCAGCCCAACCACGCCAAAGGGCATGTGGACGGTCACAGCGCAATACGGCAACATCGATCCCAGCTTTGACGCCTGTAAGCTCGCAACTGCTGCAGGTGCTAGCTTTGTCGCGCGCGGTAGCGTCATCGAGCCAGAGAAGCTTACAAAGCTCTTTGTAGAGGGCTTTAGCCACGATGGATACAGCTTTTTTGATGTATTTTCAAACTGCCACATAAATTTAGGCCGCAAGAACAAAATGGGCGAGGCGGTGAAAAATTTAGAGTGGATAAAGGGCCGCACGACTAGCAAGGTCAAATTTGACATGTTAAGCGATGAGGAGAAAAAGGGCATTTTCCCACTTGGCGTGCTTCACAAAGATGAAGAAAAGATCGAATACACCAAGGCTTACGACAAGGTAAGAAAAGCTGCTATGAGTGGTGAAGCGATAAATTTTGAGGAGCTAGCATGA